One genomic segment of Gossypium arboreum isolate Shixiya-1 chromosome 3, ASM2569848v2, whole genome shotgun sequence includes these proteins:
- the LOC108475099 gene encoding uncharacterized protein LOC108475099, translating to MTLPRFIVLKAPDAENYLCYRPRNCTYRGYAEFTETTVVSPNAKFEVEFAKNGLVHIRSCTINKYLKGIHKPSSTGSPNEEYWITITADKPEEDRSKESCTLFKPIDSLDGKYRFVHVQSGNYICLWPLATSDLRRGVLANHNHVADNSQNAFEVIDWESLVILPRYVAFKGNNNMFLRLTEAGDPRSLKLSCEDVGDHCVTMEVFYMKNGDIRFKPLSFNKFWRWKSTGQNRILVDSNEATANDNDKNTHFRAFKVDGKTIALRNVGSGKFCNFKGIVGKETTGDLAATIPSITKETYLCVLEPVLSRTIYNLRYDTENARVYNKKVLVVAQNSATNRTTQANTLDVKLSYTETNTSTWLAHFTLGLETKATFQVGVPFIGERGTVEIAPKYETGIEWGKTKTMTTDMTVTHQVRVPPMTKVTVYLKMTNGTCDVPFVFIQKDTLYNGTFVTTDVLGNTFTGTNYYNIHYDSKEEPLTSEPPPLYPHL from the coding sequence ATGACATTGCCAAGATTCATCGTTCTCAAAGCCCCCGATGCCGAAAACTACCTCTGCTACAGACCCCGCAATTGCACCTACAGGGGCTACGCCGAGTTCACCGAAACGACGGTTGTGAGCCCAAATGCGAAATTCGAAGTGGAGTTCGCTAAAAATGGGCTGGTGCACATAAGGAGCTGTACCATAAACAAATATTTGAAAGGAATTCATAAACCTTCCAGCACCGGAAGTCCAAATGAGGAGTATTGGATTACTATAACCGCCGATAAGCCGGAAGAAGACCGATCCAAGGAGTCATGCACATTGTTCAAGCCTATCGACTCCTTAGATGGAAAATATCGATTTGTCCATGTTCAATCTGGAAACTATATATGCTTATGGCCATTGGCTACATCGGACCTCCGTCGTGGCGTGTTGGCAAACCACAATCATGTTGCAGATAATTCTCAGAATGCTTTCGAAGTTATTGATTGGGAGTCGTTGGTGATTCTGCCTCGGTACGTTGCTTTCAAAGGAAACAATAATATGTTCCTTCGTCTTACTGAAGCTGGGGATCCACGGTCTTTAAAACTCTCGTGTGAGGATGTTGGTGATCACTGTGTGACAATGGAGGTTTTTTATATGAAGAATGGAGACATCCGGTTCAAGCCGCTTTCTTTCAATAAGTTCTGGAGGTGGAAGAGTACTGGCCAGAATCGTATTTTGGTGGATTCTAATGAAGCTACAGCCAACGATAACGATAAGAACACTCATTTTCGTGCCTTCAAAGTCGACGGTAAGACCATAGCTCTGCGCAACGTCGGCAGCGGAAAGTTCTGCAACTTCAAGGGCATCGTAGGCAAGGAAACGACCGGTGACCTTGCTGCAACCATCCCTTCGATTACTAAAGAAACCTACCTATGTGTTCTAGAGCCTGTGTTGTCAAGGACAATTTATAACCTCCGATACGACACAGAAAATGCTCGGGTCTATAACAAAAAGGTCCTTGTTGTGGCCCAGAATTCCGCCACTAACCGTACCACTCAAGCCAACACACTCGATGTGAAACTTTCCTATACTGAGACCAATACCAGTACTTGGCTAGCTCATTTTACACTAGGTCTTGAAACCAAAGCCACCTTCCAAGTCGGGGTTCCATTCATCGGTGAAAGGGGTACTGTCGAAATAGCTCCCAAATACGAAACAGGAATCGAGTGGGGAAAGACCAAGACGATGACCACCGACATGACAGTTACGCACCAAGTTCGTGTGCCGCCCATGACTAAGGTGACGGTGTATCTAAAAATGACCAATGGCACGTGCGATGTTCCCTTCGTGTTCATTCAAAAAGACACTCTTTATAATGGGACCTTCGTTACAACTGATGTCCTAGGTAACACTTTCACCGGTACTAATTATTACAACATCCATTATGATAGCAAAGAAGAACCCCTCACCTCTGAACCCCCACCTTTGTACCCCCACCTCTGA